Proteins co-encoded in one Rhopalosiphum maidis isolate BTI-1 chromosome 2, ASM367621v3, whole genome shotgun sequence genomic window:
- the LOC113551071 gene encoding LOW QUALITY PROTEIN: glutathione S-transferase 1-like (The sequence of the model RefSeq protein was modified relative to this genomic sequence to represent the inferred CDS: inserted 1 base in 1 codon): MTIDFYYASWSPPCRTVELVASILNXKLNPIVTTPSKGDTQKLEYKQLTPQHTIPTIVDDGFVLSESRAICKYLVEKYGSDTGPYSKEQLYPKDIQKRATIDHRIDFDLGALYRRASDYFGPVFAVGHYGTAALPKLKSALEILDAYLARTKWVAGPEVTLADIVIVVTISCLEIVGYDLTSYPNVLRWFKAAQTTLPNYNEANHKGTVEFKEYLFSKLLDN; encoded by the exons ATGACCATTGATTTCTACTACGCTTCGTGGAGTCCGCCATGCAGGACTGTGGAATTGGTGGCGAGCATCCTGA GTAAGCTCAATCCAATTGTGACGACACCGAGCAAAGGAGATACGCAAAAACTTGAATACAAACAA ttgACCCCTCAGCATACGATTCCGACCATTGTCGACGACGGTTTCGTTTTGAGCGAAAG CCGTGCAATTTGCAAATATCTTGTAGAAAAATACGGTTCTGACACTGGACCATATTCCAAAGAGCAACTCTACCCGAAAGATATTCAGAAAAGAGCAACGATTGATCACCGCATCGATTTCGATTTGGGAGCTCTGTACAGAAGAGCATCCGATTATTTC GGTCCAGTGTTCGCGGTTGGCCACTACGGAACTGCTGCTTTACCGAAATTAAAATCTGCCTTAGAAATACTCGACGCATATTTGGCAAGAACAAAATGGGTAGCCGGACCCGAAGTCACCCTCGCCGATATCGTCATAGTGGTCACTATATCGTGTTTGgag ATTGTGGGATATGATCTGACCAGTTATCCTAACGTATTGAGATGGTTTAAGGCCGCACAGACAACTTTACCCAATTACAACGAAGCCAACCACAAAGGAACAGTCGAATTTAAAGAATATCTGTTTTCAAAACTgctagataattaa
- the LOC113551214 gene encoding glutathione S-transferase 1-1, which translates to MPIDFYYTPGSPPCRSVLLTAKALGLELNLKTLDLHHGEHMKPEFIKINPQHCVPTLVDGDLALWESRAIIVYLAQAYGKDDSLFPKDPKKQALVNQRLQFDVSTLYPAFADQYYPWIFAGVPKSDDKEKKIHDALAFLEIFLGSSAWAAGDSVTVADIALVASISTIEAVGVDVSKYANISKWFEKCKSTLVGYQELNQKGIDGFKIMVANLTKK; encoded by the exons atgccGATCGACTTTTACTATACTCCCGGCAGCCCGCCATGCAGATCTGTTTTGCTGACCGCCAAAGCTTTGGGTTTGGAATTGAATTTGAAAACTTTAGATCTCCACCACGGTGAACACATGAAACCAGAATTCATCAAA ATAAATCCTCAACACTGTGTACCAACATTGGTGGACGGTGACTTAGCTTTATGGGAGAG CCGTGCAATCATCGTGTACTTGGCTCAAGCTTACGGAAAAGACGATTCACTGTTCCCCAAAGACCCGAAGAAGCAAGCGCTGGTCAATCAAAGACTGCAATTTGACGTCAGCACTCTGTATCCGGCGTTCGCCGATCAATAT TACCCGTGGATTTTTGCTGGAGTGCCGAAGAGCGACGACAAAGAGAAGAAAATCCATGATGCGCTTGCGTTTTTGGAAATCTTTTTGGGATCTTCCGCTTGGGCTGCCGGTGATTCAGTGACTGTAGCTGATATTGCTTTGGTCGCTTCCATTTCGACTATTGAG GCTGTCGGTGTTGACGTGTCGAAGTACGCAAACATCTCTAAATGGTTTGAAAAGTGCAAGAGTACTTTGGTGGGTTACCAAGAGTTAAATCAAAAGGGAATCGATGGATTCAAAATCATGGTGGCCAACCTCACCAAGAAATAA